The following coding sequences are from one Streptomyces sp. NBC_01232 window:
- a CDS encoding sensor histidine kinase — translation MQKKRSRKNGTAADGPAPAGRRVRVRRRLVIGVAVAGLTVLAAGAPAVVSASRELNDSQRLVTLADQTRQTLTLTHLLADERDAVVEYAAKGRPGAAKGSVQERTARTDRQLAEVQAEADESTARALARVRTVRGEAVDGKGSALAAHQAYAAVIAELLAPGERLAVLTPPRAEDALVTTRPLAPLGQAVEQASATRGLLLAALAVPRGEQLPNSAVVDELTTAAQRARVREQAALDDFARAARPDVRQTLAATVTGPEVKTADDFLKRLTDRPTLSAADRKTDGATVGTALTARIDRMRTVEATLAGERASALAALRDDDVTRLEIVIAFMGVLFLFAVGFSTAVARSLTRPLSVLRRGAQRLATPEGSVEPVRFTGRNDEFAEVVRHLNAVRDQTVSLHTRIAGLDADRRRIIGRNEALAAGRDVLEEELSKLRAGLEEHRRVMSTTSVSLSLRTLGLVERQLAVIEELESREQDPDRLATLFKLDHLATVMRRHNENLLVLAGQEHGHGQGLPVPLVDVMRAAVSEIERYERVDLASLPSYTQVAGHAADDISHVLAELLENATTFSPPDVKVKVSGRLLDSGDVVLSVVDEGIGVTEDRLESLNARLSTPEAYDEEPEAEHGLGLGLYVAGRLAARHGVTAELRTPRHGGTEALVVVPATLLPTTPMVSPVHALATPGGPALRLPGVIAEANENTLPPRQRGAHAAPDPDAETEAGAGEEAEAAADTATEAAVEPEPQQEPQPEPEPEPEPAVAAVPITLAEALAGPAVVAGTPAEPVAGEPAADGLPPADQVFVAAPPAADGAPAEPVFTAEPPAGDGPTPEEQLLARVVPDAEPVAPGVPDPAEGIPAAPHAAAPVADVRETEPEADPHTHAPAEGNWLPRQGSHPADQAEGEAAVTDKGLPKRTPRTVPAKRADDDVRPEPPRRVDAEELRRRLGGFYQGAQDGRRVVAAELAQDRGPDQAHDQALDQGQTQRQGQSKTDRGDTAQEART, via the coding sequence GTGCAGAAGAAGCGGTCTCGGAAGAACGGCACCGCCGCCGACGGCCCGGCCCCCGCAGGACGCCGCGTCCGCGTGCGCCGCAGGCTGGTCATCGGCGTCGCCGTCGCGGGCCTCACCGTCCTCGCGGCAGGCGCGCCCGCCGTCGTCTCCGCGTCGAGGGAACTGAACGACTCCCAGCGCCTGGTCACCCTGGCGGACCAGACCCGGCAGACCCTCACCCTCACGCACCTCCTCGCCGACGAGCGCGACGCCGTCGTCGAGTACGCCGCCAAGGGCCGGCCCGGCGCGGCCAAGGGGTCCGTCCAGGAGCGCACCGCCCGGACCGACCGGCAGCTCGCCGAGGTCCAGGCCGAGGCCGACGAGTCGACCGCCCGCGCCCTCGCACGGGTACGGACCGTCCGCGGCGAGGCCGTCGACGGCAAGGGCAGCGCCCTCGCCGCACACCAGGCCTACGCCGCCGTCATCGCGGAACTCCTCGCCCCGGGCGAACGGCTCGCCGTGCTGACCCCGCCGCGCGCCGAGGACGCCCTCGTCACCACCCGGCCGCTGGCCCCGCTGGGACAGGCCGTGGAACAGGCCTCGGCCACCCGTGGACTGCTGCTCGCCGCGCTGGCCGTCCCCCGCGGCGAGCAGCTCCCCAACTCGGCCGTGGTCGACGAACTCACCACCGCCGCCCAGCGTGCGCGCGTACGGGAACAGGCCGCCCTCGACGACTTCGCACGGGCCGCACGGCCCGACGTGCGCCAGACGCTCGCCGCCACCGTCACCGGGCCCGAGGTCAAGACGGCCGACGACTTCCTCAAGCGGCTCACCGACCGGCCCACCCTGAGCGCCGCCGACCGCAAGACCGACGGGGCCACCGTCGGCACCGCGCTGACGGCACGCATCGACCGCATGCGGACCGTGGAGGCCACCCTCGCGGGTGAACGGGCCTCCGCCCTGGCCGCCCTGCGCGACGACGACGTGACCCGGCTCGAAATCGTCATCGCCTTCATGGGCGTGCTGTTCCTGTTCGCCGTCGGCTTCTCGACCGCCGTGGCGCGGTCGCTGACCCGGCCGCTGTCCGTCCTGCGCCGCGGCGCGCAGCGGCTGGCGACGCCGGAGGGCTCGGTGGAGCCGGTGCGCTTCACCGGCCGCAACGACGAGTTCGCCGAGGTCGTGCGCCACCTGAACGCGGTGCGCGACCAGACGGTCTCCCTGCACACCCGGATCGCCGGACTCGACGCGGACCGGCGCCGGATCATCGGCCGCAACGAGGCGCTGGCCGCCGGCCGGGACGTGCTGGAGGAGGAACTGTCCAAGCTGCGGGCCGGGCTGGAGGAGCACCGCCGCGTCATGTCGACGACCTCCGTCTCCCTGTCCCTGCGGACCCTGGGCCTGGTGGAGCGCCAGCTCGCGGTCATCGAGGAGCTGGAGTCACGGGAACAGGACCCCGACCGGCTGGCGACGCTCTTCAAGCTGGACCACCTGGCGACCGTGATGCGCCGCCACAACGAGAACCTGCTGGTCCTCGCCGGGCAGGAACACGGCCACGGGCAGGGCCTGCCGGTGCCGCTGGTCGACGTCATGCGGGCCGCCGTCAGCGAGATCGAACGCTACGAGCGCGTCGACCTGGCCTCGCTGCCCTCGTACACCCAGGTCGCGGGGCACGCGGCCGACGACATCTCGCACGTGCTGGCCGAACTGCTGGAGAACGCGACCACGTTCTCGCCGCCGGACGTCAAGGTGAAGGTGTCCGGCCGGCTGCTGGACTCCGGCGACGTGGTCCTGTCCGTCGTGGACGAGGGCATCGGCGTCACCGAGGACCGCCTGGAGTCGCTGAACGCCCGCCTGTCCACGCCCGAGGCCTACGACGAGGAGCCCGAGGCGGAACACGGCCTCGGCCTCGGCCTGTACGTGGCCGGGCGGCTCGCGGCCCGGCACGGCGTCACCGCGGAGCTGCGCACCCCGCGGCACGGCGGGACCGAGGCCCTGGTGGTCGTCCCCGCGACGCTGCTGCCCACCACCCCGATGGTCTCCCCGGTGCACGCCCTGGCCACGCCGGGCGGGCCCGCGCTGCGGCTGCCGGGCGTGATAGCGGAGGCCAACGAGAACACCCTGCCGCCCCGGCAGCGGGGTGCGCACGCCGCGCCGGACCCCGACGCGGAGACCGAGGCGGGAGCGGGCGAGGAAGCCGAGGCCGCGGCCGACACCGCGACGGAGGCCGCCGTCGAGCCCGAGCCGCAGCAGGAGCCGCAGCCCGAGCCCGAGCCGGAGCCGGAGCCCGCCGTCGCGGCGGTCCCGATCACCCTGGCCGAGGCCCTGGCGGGCCCCGCCGTCGTGGCCGGGACCCCGGCGGAGCCGGTCGCAGGCGAGCCCGCCGCGGACGGACTTCCGCCCGCCGACCAGGTGTTCGTCGCCGCGCCGCCGGCGGCGGACGGTGCACCGGCCGAGCCGGTGTTCACCGCCGAGCCCCCCGCAGGGGACGGGCCGACCCCCGAGGAACAGCTGCTCGCGCGGGTCGTCCCCGACGCCGAGCCCGTCGCTCCCGGCGTGCCGGACCCCGCCGAGGGGATCCCGGCCGCGCCGCACGCCGCCGCACCCGTGGCCGACGTACGGGAAACCGAACCGGAGGCGGACCCGCACACCCACGCCCCGGCCGAGGGCAACTGGCTCCCCCGCCAGGGCAGCCACCCTGCCGACCAGGCCGAGGGCGAAGCAGCCGTCACCGACAAGGGCCTGCCGAAGCGGACCCCGCGCACCGTCCCCGCCAAGCGCGCCGACGACGACGTACGGCCCGAGCCGCCGCGCCGGGTCGACGCGGAGGAGCTGCGACGCCGGCTCGGGGGCTTCTACCAGGGAGCCCAGGACGGGCGGCGCGTCGTCGCCGCCGAACTCGCGCAGGACCGGGGACCCGACCAGGCGCACGACCAAGCGCTCGACCAGGGACAGACGCAGAGGCAGGGCCAGAGCAAGACCGACCGGGGGGACACCGCACAGGAGGCACGCACATGA
- a CDS encoding C40 family peptidase, with translation MSYRSSRTLLRAACIAAALLVAGPAPRAGAEPGLPEGESVGVLLTRLQGLYQKAEEAAEAYNATDVALRAGEAEERLRSADLGKARTALDSERALAGRLAREQYQASRGLSPYARMLLAGNPRAALDQRRLAAREGARRAAVLARLARGEREADARALRAREALDARQTLAARQKGHKDEVAAQLREVERVLAALTPAQLTRLGAQEAKNTEAAQRDLVDSGRLPTRTGTPTAAGGAALTYAAAQIGKPYVWGAEGPGSFDCSGLTSQAWAHAGRVIPRTSQEQWARLPKVPLDELRPGDLVVYFPKATHVGLYVGDGKVIQAPRPGARVKVSPIAANPLLGAVRPDPDGAPLAEFTPPALPQTPAAEAGDDTGYSAEEAPADEAPADEATSAR, from the coding sequence ATGTCATACCGGTCGTCCCGCACGCTGCTTCGTGCCGCCTGCATCGCCGCTGCCCTCCTCGTCGCCGGGCCGGCCCCGAGGGCCGGCGCCGAGCCGGGCCTGCCCGAGGGCGAGTCCGTAGGGGTACTGCTCACCCGCCTGCAGGGCCTGTACCAGAAGGCCGAGGAGGCCGCCGAGGCGTACAACGCCACCGACGTCGCCCTCCGGGCGGGCGAGGCCGAGGAGCGGCTGCGCAGCGCCGACCTCGGCAAGGCCCGTACGGCTCTCGACTCCGAGAGGGCCCTGGCCGGGCGGCTGGCCCGGGAGCAGTACCAGGCGAGCCGGGGCCTGTCCCCGTACGCCCGGATGCTGCTCGCCGGGAACCCCCGGGCCGCGCTGGACCAGCGGCGGCTCGCCGCCCGCGAGGGCGCCCGGCGGGCGGCCGTACTGGCCCGGCTGGCCCGCGGCGAGAGGGAGGCCGACGCGCGCGCCCTCCGGGCCCGCGAGGCGCTGGACGCCCGGCAGACACTGGCCGCGCGGCAGAAGGGCCACAAGGACGAGGTCGCGGCGCAGCTCAGGGAGGTCGAGCGGGTACTGGCCGCCCTGACCCCCGCCCAGCTCACCCGGCTCGGGGCGCAGGAGGCGAAGAACACCGAGGCCGCGCAGCGGGATCTGGTCGATTCGGGCCGGCTCCCCACCCGTACGGGCACGCCCACGGCGGCCGGTGGCGCGGCCCTCACCTATGCGGCGGCCCAGATCGGCAAGCCGTACGTCTGGGGCGCCGAGGGGCCGGGGTCCTTCGACTGCTCCGGGCTGACCTCACAGGCCTGGGCGCACGCCGGGCGCGTCATTCCGCGGACCAGCCAGGAGCAGTGGGCCCGGCTGCCGAAGGTGCCGCTGGACGAGCTGCGGCCCGGGGACCTGGTGGTCTACTTCCCGAAGGCCACCCATGTGGGCCTGTACGTCGGCGACGGCAAGGTGATCCAGGCGCCGCGGCCCGGGGCCCGGGTCAAGGTGTCGCCGATCGCTGCGAACCCGCTGCTGGGGGCGGTCCGGCCGGACCCGGACGGTGCCCCGCTCGCGGAGTTCACCCCGCCCGCGCTGCCGCAGACACCGGCGGCGGAGGCGGGGGACGACACCGGCTACTCCGCCGAGGAGGCTCCGGCGGACGAGGCTCCGGCGGACGAGGCGACCTCCGCCAGGTAG
- the lon gene encoding endopeptidase La gives MASTSITLTLPVLPLDDEVVLPGMVVPLDLSDAEVRAAVEAAQAAAGTSGSGKPRVLLVPRIDGTYAATGVLGTVEQVGRLSGGDPGALIRGLGRVRIGAGTTGPGAALWVEGETVDEAVPDPLPGAVAELVKEYKALATSWLKKRGAWQVVDRVQQIEGVSALADNSGYSPFLTVEQKVELLETADPVARLRLAVKALSDHLAEQDVAESIAKDVQDGVDKQQREFLLRRQLEAVRKELRDLNGEKEGEESDDYRARVEAADLPGTVREAALKEVEKLERSSDQSPEGSWIRTWLDTVLELPWNERTEDEYDIRGARAVLDAEHAGLSDVKDRITEYLAVRKRRSERGMGVIGGRRGGAVLALVGPPGVGKTSLGESVAHAMGRKFVRVALGGVRDEAEVRGHRRTYVGALPGRIVRAIKEAGSMNPVVLLDEIDKVGSDFRGDPAAALLEVLDPAQNHTFRDHYLEVELDLSDVVFLATANVLEAIPEALADRMELVRLDGYTEDEKVVIARDHLLPRQLERAGLAADEVVLEEDALRRLAGEYTREAGVRTLERSIARLLRKVASQHELGERELPLRIGADDLRGLIGRPHHVPESAQDPAERRTAVPGVATGLAVTGAGGDVLFVEASLADPETGAAGLTLTGQLGDVMKESAQIALSFLRSHGAELELPVADLKDRGVHIHFPAGAVPKDGPSAGITMTTALASLLSGRQVRTDVAMTGEVSLTGRVLPIGGVKQKLLAAHRAGLTTVVIPKRNEADLDDVPAEVLQGLEVHPVTDVRQVLELALAPAQAPAQAPVTAAA, from the coding sequence ATGGCTTCGACGTCCATCACACTCACCCTGCCCGTGCTGCCGCTCGACGACGAGGTCGTGCTGCCCGGAATGGTCGTTCCGCTGGATCTCTCCGACGCCGAAGTGCGCGCCGCCGTGGAGGCCGCGCAGGCCGCCGCCGGGACGAGCGGCAGCGGGAAGCCCCGGGTCCTGCTCGTGCCGCGCATCGACGGGACGTACGCCGCGACCGGTGTGCTCGGGACCGTCGAACAGGTCGGCCGGCTCTCCGGCGGGGACCCCGGCGCCCTCATCCGCGGCCTCGGCCGGGTCCGTATCGGCGCCGGGACCACCGGGCCCGGCGCGGCCCTGTGGGTCGAGGGCGAGACGGTCGACGAGGCCGTGCCCGATCCGCTGCCCGGCGCGGTCGCCGAGCTCGTCAAGGAGTACAAGGCGCTCGCCACCAGCTGGCTCAAGAAGCGCGGCGCCTGGCAGGTCGTGGACCGGGTCCAGCAGATCGAGGGCGTCTCCGCCCTCGCGGACAACTCCGGCTACTCGCCCTTCCTGACGGTCGAGCAGAAGGTCGAACTGCTGGAGACCGCCGACCCGGTCGCCCGGCTCAGGCTCGCGGTCAAGGCGCTCAGCGACCACCTCGCCGAGCAGGACGTGGCCGAGTCCATCGCCAAGGACGTCCAGGACGGCGTCGACAAGCAGCAGCGCGAGTTCCTCCTCCGGCGCCAGCTGGAGGCCGTACGCAAGGAACTGCGCGACCTGAACGGCGAGAAGGAGGGCGAGGAGTCCGACGACTACCGGGCCCGCGTCGAGGCCGCCGACCTCCCCGGGACCGTACGGGAGGCCGCGCTCAAGGAGGTCGAGAAGCTGGAGCGGTCCAGCGACCAGAGCCCGGAGGGCTCCTGGATCCGCACCTGGCTGGACACCGTGCTCGAACTGCCCTGGAACGAGCGCACCGAGGACGAGTACGACATCCGCGGGGCCAGGGCGGTGCTCGACGCCGAGCACGCGGGCCTCAGCGACGTGAAGGACCGCATCACCGAGTACCTCGCCGTCCGCAAGCGGCGCAGCGAGCGCGGCATGGGCGTCATCGGCGGCCGCCGCGGCGGCGCCGTGCTGGCCCTCGTGGGGCCTCCGGGCGTCGGGAAGACCTCGCTCGGCGAGAGCGTCGCCCACGCCATGGGCCGCAAGTTCGTCCGCGTCGCCCTCGGCGGCGTCCGCGACGAGGCCGAGGTCCGCGGCCACCGCCGGACCTATGTCGGCGCCCTGCCCGGGCGGATCGTCCGCGCCATCAAGGAGGCCGGGTCGATGAACCCCGTGGTCCTCCTCGACGAGATCGACAAGGTGGGATCCGACTTCCGCGGCGACCCGGCGGCCGCCCTGCTGGAGGTCCTGGACCCGGCGCAGAACCACACCTTCCGCGACCACTACCTGGAAGTGGAACTGGACCTCAGCGACGTCGTCTTCCTGGCCACCGCCAACGTCCTGGAAGCCATCCCCGAGGCCCTGGCCGACCGGATGGAGCTCGTCCGCCTCGACGGCTACACCGAGGACGAGAAGGTCGTCATCGCCCGCGACCACCTGCTGCCCCGCCAGCTGGAGCGTGCCGGTCTCGCCGCCGACGAGGTGGTCCTGGAGGAGGACGCCCTGCGCAGGCTGGCCGGCGAGTACACCCGCGAAGCGGGCGTGCGCACCCTGGAGCGGTCCATCGCCCGCCTGCTGCGCAAGGTGGCCTCGCAGCACGAGCTGGGGGAGCGGGAACTGCCGCTGCGCATCGGCGCGGACGACCTGCGGGGGCTGATCGGGCGCCCGCACCACGTGCCCGAGTCCGCCCAGGACCCGGCCGAGCGGCGCACCGCCGTGCCCGGGGTGGCCACCGGCCTCGCGGTGACCGGCGCGGGCGGCGACGTGCTGTTCGTGGAGGCTTCGCTCGCCGACCCGGAGACGGGCGCGGCCGGCCTGACCCTCACCGGCCAGCTCGGCGACGTCATGAAGGAGTCGGCGCAGATCGCGCTCAGCTTCCTGCGCTCGCACGGCGCGGAACTGGAGCTCCCGGTCGCCGACCTGAAGGACCGGGGCGTGCACATCCACTTCCCGGCGGGCGCCGTCCCCAAGGACGGCCCGAGCGCGGGCATCACCATGACCACCGCCCTCGCCTCGCTGCTCTCCGGGCGGCAGGTGCGCACGGACGTGGCCATGACCGGTGAGGTCTCGCTGACCGGGCGCGTGCTGCCCATCGGCGGGGTGAAGCAGAAGCTGCTCGCCGCGCACCGGGCCGGGCTGACCACGGTCGTCATCCCGAAGCGGAACGAGGCAGACCTGGACGATGTCCCGGCGGAGGTGCTCCAGGGGCTGGAGGTGCACCCGGTGACGGATGTGCGCCAGGTGCTGGAACTGGCCCTGGCCCCGGCTCAGGCCCCGGCTCAGGCTCCGGTCACCGCCGCGGCCTGA
- a CDS encoding DUF742 domain-containing protein — MRSTASDRLPIRGADRRPARVRPYSLTGGRTRFTQVLLVETFVAALDTKVSEPQKPDRMPEMPAIVEVCRRMRTIAEIAALLKLPLGVVRVLVSDLADQGRIRVYGTGHGTGRPERALLERVLSGLRRL, encoded by the coding sequence GTGAGGAGTACGGCCTCCGACCGGCTGCCGATACGTGGCGCCGACCGCCGCCCCGCCCGCGTCCGCCCGTACTCCCTCACGGGCGGCCGCACCCGCTTCACGCAGGTCCTGCTCGTCGAGACGTTCGTCGCCGCCCTGGACACCAAGGTGTCGGAGCCGCAGAAGCCCGACCGCATGCCCGAGATGCCGGCCATCGTCGAGGTCTGCCGCCGCATGCGCACGATCGCCGAGATAGCCGCGCTGCTGAAGCTCCCGCTCGGCGTGGTCCGCGTCCTGGTCAGCGACCTCGCGGACCAGGGCAGGATCCGCGTCTACGGAACGGGTCACGGCACCGGGCGTCCCGAACGCGCGCTCCTGGAAAGGGTGCTCAGTGGTCTTCGCCGTCTCTGA
- a CDS encoding DUF4097 family beta strand repeat-containing protein codes for MTSHATSARIARTAVAALGAGLLLAGCSLPDALDDGPRRKATADATVTEAVTAVRVTGARAGSIEVTPGAGPGVTIRRTVHYREGAVPTPGQKVTDGVLTFTDGCSTSCYVDYRLEVPAAATVELESTSGDISVAGVAAAVVTADSGTVRAERIGGPLKVRTSSGDITATGLSATSADVHSESGDARLDFAKTPSSVLAETTSGNVTLTVPPAPYRVAVSTSSGDRDVTLPDDASAPSRLSARTTSGDVRISAV; via the coding sequence ATGACCTCACACGCCACCTCGGCCCGCATCGCCCGCACCGCCGTCGCCGCCCTCGGGGCCGGCCTCCTGCTGGCCGGCTGCTCCCTCCCGGACGCGCTCGACGACGGTCCGCGCCGGAAGGCGACCGCCGACGCCACGGTCACCGAGGCGGTCACCGCGGTGCGGGTGACGGGGGCCCGGGCCGGATCGATCGAGGTCACCCCCGGAGCCGGTCCCGGCGTCACGATCCGCCGCACCGTCCACTACCGCGAGGGCGCCGTTCCGACGCCCGGCCAGAAGGTCACCGACGGCGTACTGACCTTCACGGACGGCTGCTCCACGAGCTGCTACGTCGACTACCGCCTGGAGGTCCCGGCCGCCGCGACGGTCGAGCTGGAGAGCACCAGCGGCGACATCTCGGTGGCGGGTGTGGCGGCGGCCGTGGTGACGGCCGACTCCGGCACGGTCCGGGCCGAGCGGATCGGCGGCCCGCTGAAGGTACGTACCTCCTCCGGCGACATCACCGCCACCGGCCTGTCCGCGACGAGCGCCGACGTCCACTCGGAGTCGGGCGACGCCCGCCTGGACTTCGCGAAGACCCCGTCCTCGGTGCTCGCCGAGACCACCTCGGGCAACGTCACCCTGACGGTCCCCCCGGCCCCGTACCGGGTCGCCGTCTCCACCTCCTCCGGCGACCGCGACGTCACCCTCCCCGACGACGCCTCCGCCCCCTCCCGCCTCTCGGCGAGGACCACTTCGGGCGACGTCCGCATCTCGGCCGTCTGA
- a CDS encoding styrene monooxygenase/indole monooxygenase family protein, whose protein sequence is MRRILVVGAGQSGLQLALGLQSKGYEVTLMSNRTADEIRTGRVMSTQCMFDTALQHERDLGINFWEQQAPRIEGVGVSVAAPDATRPIDWLGRLKGFAQSVDQRVKMAGWLDTFVQRGGQLVIHGASVADLDYFSRTYDLVLVAAGKGELVSMFGRDAARSPYDAPQRSLAVAYVHGLGPRPEHPQTEAVRCNLVPGVGELFVMPTLTTSGRADILFWEGVPGGPVDVFNGVKDPAEHLALTLGLMEKFTPWEHARTKEVELTDAGATLAGRYAPTVRNPIGRLPGGGLVLGVADVVVANDPITGQGSNSAAKCAASYLSSILMHGDKPFDEAWMKATFDKYWFTTGKPVTQWTNAMLGVPPEHVLNLIGAAGQLPPVANRFANGFDNPADFDSYFYDPEDTADYLAEVASSAGASSAGASSAE, encoded by the coding sequence ATGCGCCGGATACTTGTCGTGGGAGCCGGCCAGTCCGGTCTCCAGCTCGCCCTCGGACTCCAGTCGAAGGGGTACGAGGTCACCCTCATGTCCAACCGGACCGCGGACGAGATCCGCACCGGGCGGGTCATGTCCACGCAGTGCATGTTCGACACGGCCCTGCAGCACGAGCGCGACCTCGGGATCAACTTCTGGGAGCAGCAGGCCCCGAGGATCGAGGGCGTCGGCGTCTCCGTCGCCGCCCCCGACGCCACCCGCCCCATCGACTGGCTCGGCCGGCTCAAGGGGTTCGCGCAGTCCGTCGACCAGCGCGTGAAGATGGCCGGCTGGCTCGACACCTTCGTGCAGCGGGGCGGGCAGCTCGTCATTCACGGTGCCTCCGTCGCCGACCTCGACTACTTCTCCCGCACGTACGACCTGGTGCTGGTCGCCGCCGGCAAGGGCGAGCTGGTCTCGATGTTCGGCCGGGACGCGGCGCGTTCCCCGTACGACGCCCCGCAGCGCTCGCTCGCCGTCGCCTATGTGCACGGCCTCGGCCCGCGCCCGGAGCACCCGCAGACGGAGGCGGTCCGCTGCAACCTGGTCCCGGGCGTCGGCGAGCTGTTCGTCATGCCGACCCTGACCACCTCGGGCCGGGCGGACATCCTGTTCTGGGAGGGCGTCCCGGGCGGACCGGTGGACGTCTTCAACGGCGTGAAGGACCCGGCGGAGCACCTGGCGCTCACGCTGGGCCTCATGGAGAAGTTCACGCCGTGGGAGCACGCCCGGACGAAGGAGGTGGAGCTGACGGACGCCGGCGCCACGCTCGCCGGGCGCTACGCCCCGACCGTCCGCAACCCGATCGGACGCCTCCCCGGCGGCGGCCTGGTGCTGGGTGTCGCGGACGTGGTCGTGGCGAACGACCCGATCACCGGGCAGGGCTCGAACTCCGCCGCGAAGTGCGCGGCCTCGTACCTGTCGTCGATCCTGATGCACGGGGACAAGCCGTTCGACGAGGCGTGGATGAAGGCCACCTTCGACAAGTACTGGTTCACCACGGGCAAGCCGGTGACCCAGTGGACGAACGCGATGCTGGGTGTCCCGCCGGAGCACGTCCTCAACCTGATCGGCGCGGCCGGGCAGCTCCCGCCGGTGGCGAATCGATTCGCCAATGGCTTCGACAACCCGGCCGACTTCGACTCGTACTTCTACGACCCCGAGGACACCGCCGACTACCTGGCGGAGGTCGCCTCGTCCGCCGGAGCCTCGTCCGCCGGAGCCTCCTCGGCGGAGTAG
- a CDS encoding GTP-binding protein, with amino-acid sequence MVFAVSDNPVSLPQSDDEPAQPWQYDRSRAPVAVKVLVAGGFGVGKTTFVSSVSEITPLRTEAVMTRASAPTDDLSGTPDKNTTTVAMDFGRVTLDDDLVLYVYGTPGQERFWFMWDDLVRGAIGGLVLADTRRLRDCFPALDYFESCGLPYAVAVNHFDGSQSYEPEDVREALSVPPHVPVVIMDARRRDTVIESLLALVGHALDTTPEERA; translated from the coding sequence GTGGTCTTCGCCGTCTCTGACAACCCGGTGTCCCTGCCGCAGTCGGACGACGAGCCGGCCCAGCCCTGGCAGTACGACCGCTCCCGCGCACCCGTCGCCGTCAAGGTGCTGGTCGCCGGCGGCTTCGGCGTCGGCAAGACCACCTTCGTCTCCTCCGTCTCCGAGATCACCCCGCTGCGCACCGAAGCGGTGATGACCCGGGCGAGTGCCCCGACCGACGACCTGTCCGGCACCCCGGACAAGAACACCACCACCGTCGCCATGGACTTCGGCCGCGTCACCCTCGACGACGACCTCGTCCTCTACGTGTACGGGACCCCCGGCCAGGAGCGGTTCTGGTTCATGTGGGACGACCTGGTGCGCGGCGCCATCGGCGGCCTCGTCCTGGCAGACACCCGCCGCCTGCGCGACTGCTTCCCGGCCCTCGACTACTTCGAGAGCTGTGGGCTCCCGTACGCCGTCGCCGTCAACCACTTCGACGGTTCGCAGTCGTACGAGCCCGAGGACGTGCGCGAGGCGCTCAGCGTCCCGCCCCACGTGCCCGTCGTGATCATGGACGCGAGGCGCCGCGACACGGTGATCGAATCCCTGCTCGCCCTGGTGGGTCACGCCCTGGACACCACTCCCGAAGAGAGAGCCTGA
- a CDS encoding roadblock/LC7 domain-containing protein gives MTAPSTYGLSTQARNLQWLLTDLVEEVPGVNSVAVVSSDGLLLLSSDPGAGAAEPPAQPRAKGPRGASADLATIVSGLGSLTTGAAALMDTGSVKQTMVAMEHGSVFVMAISDGSLLGVHATPDCDMSVVAYHMALFVGRAGHVLTPEVRSELRQSMENTP, from the coding sequence ATGACCGCGCCCAGTACGTACGGACTGAGCACCCAGGCCCGCAACCTGCAGTGGCTGCTGACCGACCTGGTCGAGGAGGTGCCCGGCGTCAACTCCGTCGCCGTCGTCTCCTCGGACGGGCTGCTGCTCCTGTCCTCCGACCCGGGAGCGGGCGCGGCCGAGCCACCGGCTCAGCCGAGGGCCAAGGGTCCGCGCGGCGCGTCCGCCGACCTCGCCACCATCGTCTCCGGCCTCGGCAGCCTCACCACCGGCGCCGCGGCCCTGATGGACACCGGCTCGGTCAAGCAGACGATGGTCGCGATGGAGCACGGCTCCGTCTTCGTCATGGCCATCAGCGACGGTTCGCTGCTGGGCGTGCACGCCACCCCCGACTGCGACATGAGCGTCGTCGCCTACCACATGGCCCTGTTCGTCGGCCGCGCCGGCCACGTACTGACCCCCGAAGTCCGCAGCGAGCTGCGCCAGTCGATGGAGAACACCCCGTGA
- a CDS encoding MarR family winged helix-turn-helix transcriptional regulator, producing MHGSEDQEFLALERELSVFLRRARASSGEMARELHPELEPAAYGLLVRLEAAGRQRATELAAYFGVGKATMSRQLRALEVLGLVAREPDPADGRASLVGLTEEGRERFLRVRGARREQYMRKLADWDRGEVAELARLLNQLNSGGE from the coding sequence GTGCACGGGAGTGAAGACCAGGAGTTCCTTGCCCTGGAGCGGGAGCTGTCCGTCTTCCTCCGGCGGGCCCGCGCCTCCTCCGGCGAGATGGCCCGCGAGCTCCACCCCGAGCTGGAGCCGGCCGCGTACGGGCTCCTCGTACGCCTGGAGGCGGCCGGCCGGCAGCGGGCCACCGAGCTCGCCGCCTACTTCGGGGTCGGCAAGGCCACCATGAGCCGACAGCTGCGAGCCCTTGAGGTACTGGGCCTGGTGGCCCGCGAGCCCGACCCCGCCGACGGCCGGGCCTCCCTGGTCGGCCTCACGGAGGAGGGCCGGGAGCGATTCCTGCGGGTCCGGGGCGCGCGCCGCGAGCAGTACATGCGCAAGCTCGCCGACTGGGACCGCGGCGAGGTCGCCGAACTGGCCCGGCTGCTGAACCAGTTGAACTCGGGCGGGGAGTAG